The sequence AACGAATTGCATTTTTTCCATTCCGCTCACCTCTTTGGTGTAATTTTACACTAATAGTGTCATATGTCAACTTGAATGGCAAAGTTCTCTTGTTTTTTTGCATAACTAAAAACAGGAACTGCCTGGCATTGGCAGTTCCTGTTCAAAACGCTCACTATTCGTCCTCTCTATATTCCAACAAATCCCCAGGCTGACAATCCAACGCTTTACATATCGCATCTAACGTCGAGATTCGTATCGCCTTTGCTTTACCATTTTTCAAAATAGACAGATTCGCCATCGTTATTCCGACCCGTTCTGACAGCTCGGTTACACTCATCTTCCTTTTAGCCAGCATTACATCTATATTTACGATAATCGCCATAATCGTCACCTCAAACCGTTAAATCATTTTCAGATTTTATGTGGATCGCTTCGTTTAGCAATCGTTGGAGAACAGCAGCAAAGACTGCTACCACCATCGCTGCAAATATAAGTACCATGCCCACCAAGATCACTCCTGGTGCATCATCTCTTTCTGCCACCAGATAAAAAAGTGGCATTGCGATTACGAACAAACCACTAATCGTAATCGCACTCCATTTGATATGTTGTAACGACGTAACCGACAACGTGGAAAAAGCATGATTTCTGTCAATGTAACTCAACAGTCGAAACGCCTGATACAACGCATAATAAAATGGAATAGCTGACGCATAAAAAACAAACATGACTAAATATTTTATGATAGTAAAATCCGGATACAGCTCTGCGGCGAAATCCCCAATTTTCGGAACTAGAAATATACAAAGAGCCAGAACCGGAACCCCCATCAGGATTACAGCCAATTTTAGAAAAATGGTAGATCCTTTTTTCATAAGAACACCTCAATTCGTTTTTGTCTATTATAATGTAGCACGTCATTTATCGTTTTGCAATAAATTTTTGTTGTTTCAATCAAACGTGTTAACAGATGGTATTTTATGTTAATATGAAGGCATGGTTGCTTAGGGAGGAAATACGATGCGAATTTTCGATGCACATTTTCATATTATTGATGATAGCTTTCCAATCAAGGAGAACCAGGGCTATTTGCCACCGAACTATGTAGTCTCCGATTATCAGAGGGAAACCGCAGCCTTGCATGTAGCGGGTGGAGCGGTTGTATCTGGCTCCTTCCAAGAATTTGATCAGGAATATCTGGCACATGCCTTGAATGAGTTGGGCTCCAGTTTTTGTGGTGTCACGCAATTACCTGCAACCGTGACAGACGAAGAAATCATCCACTTACATAACAGAGGAATCAGAGCCATACGTTTTAATATCAAACGAGGTGGTTCGGCGACGTTATCCGAGCTCAATTACTTGGCAAGAAGAGTATATGACGTAGCTGGCTGGCATAGTGAACTGTATATCGACGCGAAAGACTTACCCGAAATCATGCCAACAATTGAGCAGCTCCCTGCCATTTCTATTGACCATTTAGGCTTGTCTGAGGAAGGATTGCCCTATTTATTACAGCTCGCCGATAAAGGAATTCATGTCAAAGCAACAGGCTTCGGCCGTGTCGACCTCGATGTTGAACATGCGTTGAAAGCGATCTATCAAGCAAATCCTGACGCCCTTATGTTTGGCACAGATTTGCCATCGACAAGAGCAAGGAGACCATTTGCCATATCTGATATCACATTGATCCAGCGCATCTTTGATGAAAAAGCAGCCGATAAGGTTTTGTACACCAATGCTTTACAATGGTATGGCAAGTGAGCGGAACCATTTTTGAAAGGACGGTGTTTTCGATAGCAGTTATTTTTATCCTGTTAGTTATTTTAGTTGTCAGCATTACGATTTTTAAAATGGTTTCTGGAAAAAGGAAACCTAATAATAGCTATACACCATACGACCATATTACTGGCCAGATGGATAGCGAATTTCGTAACGAACAAAAGGAAGAAGATGATGATGAATGACCGCACCGCGTTAGAGCCAAACGCTTAGAGGAGAAAATGATATGAAGTAATGTTTATCGCTATTATGTTTATCCGTAGTAATGTTAACAGCATGTGCAGAAGTGACGCACCATAATTACATCATTTGAAACAGCTAAAAGCA is a genomic window of Gracilibacillus salinarum containing:
- a CDS encoding helix-turn-helix domain-containing protein; this encodes MAIIVNIDVMLAKRKMSVTELSERVGITMANLSILKNGKAKAIRISTLDAICKALDCQPGDLLEYREDE
- a CDS encoding DUF2975 domain-containing protein — translated: MKKGSTIFLKLAVILMGVPVLALCIFLVPKIGDFAAELYPDFTIIKYLVMFVFYASAIPFYYALYQAFRLLSYIDRNHAFSTLSVTSLQHIKWSAITISGLFVIAMPLFYLVAERDDAPGVILVGMVLIFAAMVVAVFAAVLQRLLNEAIHIKSENDLTV
- a CDS encoding amidohydrolase family protein; translated protein: MRIFDAHFHIIDDSFPIKENQGYLPPNYVVSDYQRETAALHVAGGAVVSGSFQEFDQEYLAHALNELGSSFCGVTQLPATVTDEEIIHLHNRGIRAIRFNIKRGGSATLSELNYLARRVYDVAGWHSELYIDAKDLPEIMPTIEQLPAISIDHLGLSEEGLPYLLQLADKGIHVKATGFGRVDLDVEHALKAIYQANPDALMFGTDLPSTRARRPFAISDITLIQRIFDEKAADKVLYTNALQWYGK
- a CDS encoding DUF3951 domain-containing protein, giving the protein MFSIAVIFILLVILVVSITIFKMVSGKRKPNNSYTPYDHITGQMDSEFRNEQKEEDDDE